DNA sequence from the Salvia miltiorrhiza cultivar Shanhuang (shh) unplaced genomic scaffold, IMPLAD_Smil_shh fragScaff_scaffold_33_1:::fragment_2:::debris, whole genome shotgun sequence genome:
aaatcatcaaacacacaaaatcctcataactaaagaTTAAATGTGACACATCAAGAgataaaaatgcatgtttatcagagGACGGCAGGGATTACGGCGAGAAAAAAGGGGCGGCCACTGCCTGGGATAGAGAGGAGCGCCATCATGTCCCCTCCACATCAGGAGTCTTCAGAAAAGAATTTTGAtgataaaattgatataaattaaAAGGTTGGGATAGATTTGATAAATTTGATAATTCGactatgattgataaaataagtaCTCTTGAGATAGATTTCATAACTAATCTTTTTAACTTaaagaaatatttgaatttatcatTTCATTTTAGATaggtataaatatttttaacgaaatattataatatcctatgtttataaatttaaaccGGATCGAATAACTAATACTCCTTCCATCGCAACCATTAGTAGCCATTTGAgaatgacacaagttttaataaagtggttgagTGTGTTATGAGTGGAAAATAATTTTTCCACTCTCTTTTTCACTTTCGTCTCTTacgattttttttcttcttttttcatatCAATTTCtatctcttctcttctctttttattttattttaattcttttctaacattgttaaatttgatttatgaaaaaatattcaataggAATCTTAAATTTTAAGTTCGTGACAAGATCTATCGtaaaaaaaatgatcaaaaattaatttaaaacaaataaattataaaaaaattaaaattcaaaatattttattttctctctcttcaattaaatgttatatttttttatttatatttgtgtatgaaaatatttatttattatgacacaTAATACTAtattactaaataatttaaaataatccaataactataattatcattaaactctatataaaattgaaaatttatgttttcaaattaaaattttattgagtaatttatgcgaattattttattttatttttaaaatatataatatatttatttatttaaatatatcatttaattttaatatacgCTATGCATCACATTGCATGACATAGATAAATGTGTTGGTAGATAATAACGAAAGAAACAATAGAGCCGGATGGCACTATTGAGCTTACAAACTCAATTTTTAGCCctcaattgaaaaaaattatattttggccattttttaggTGATATGACTAACTTACCCTTTTAACTTGAATCCATCTCCAACCTCCAACCTAGTAACAGTACGTGTGATCCAAGcttccctcctctctctctcgcgcgctctctctctcttccgtgTCAATGATGAACGGTAGAAATCGGTCGTGATTCTAATTTCGGCGGCGTGCTTCcctcccccctctctctctcttccgcgtTGATGAAGAGCAGAAATCGGTAGAAATCGATCATGATTTTAATTCCGGCGGCGTGCTTCCCTCCTCTCGCTCTCTCTTTTCCGCGTCGATGAATTGCAAAAATCTGTAGAAATCGATCGTGATTTCAATTCCGCAGTCGTTCttccctcctcctcctcctctctctctctcttgtcgCTTTCGACAAATTTGTAGTGATCCGACGAGTTTTGGTGCGagattttgtttgtttgtttatttcatgtgcttcatcttcttcacatcgtgatttcttcattttattgttgttgtttcgGTATTTGTGCTacgcgtatggcacttatggcactaatagtgccataagtgtcaaagATACAATTTTTTAAACACTttcccgtagggtttagatgttccatttagggtttagattatccatttagggtttagatgatctaTTTAggattttttgtttgtttgtttgtttcatgtgcttcatcttcttcacatcaTGATTTATTGATTCTATTGTTgttatttttgtatttgttcTGCACGTTtgacacttatgacactattagtgccataagtgccaagatgaccattttacttgattttatattttggatttccgttggcacttatgacactattagtgccataaatgccaaaattttacttgattttattttgaatttccgttgacacttatagcactattagtgtcataaatGCCAAAataaccattttacttggttttattttggattttcgttagCAGCCATAAGTGctaacggaaatccaaaataaaaccaagtaaaatcttgacacttatggcactaatagtgccataagtgcctaacccgaccccaCACGTGACCCGCGTACCTGATCCTACTCGGTCCgtctcattaagggtaaaaacgtccaaaatcaataaaaattgccaaattttatgttttttcaatgagtgcccataaattgtgttttatgtttcattttggatactttaaaattttacttaTAACGAAACATAAAAGGATAATTTAGAATGAAATTCCCCTAAAAGAGTTTAGAATGAAATTGTGGAAGCTGAAGGGACTATATTGTGAATGGGGGCGACAGAGTTGAAGTAGAAGTCgaagtagaagagagagaagcCCCGAaacccaaaagaaaaaaaagaaaagaaaaaaagaagcgTGCTCCACTATAAAATCTTTCCTAAATTCTCGTCTCCTTCCCTACTCCAAactcttttcttcttctccaattatTCAATTCCTCACAATCACTGCTTagtatcctatatatatattttgcggAATAGGATTGCACCAACGCGCACCAACTGTTTGTCGAAATTCCGAAACCACTTGTCCCTGCATAGTCCAGCAAAGATGATGATCAGAATCCGGAGCCGCGACGGTCTGGAGCGGGTCTCAATCGACAACCCGCGCGCCACCGTCGCCGCGCTCAAGTCGGCGATCGAATCCCAGCTCCGGGTGCCCGTGCAAGCCCAGATTCTCTCCACCAATCAAAATTTGCTTCTTGCCAAAACCCAAACCGATCTGACCCGGTTCACGGACATGATCGACCCAAACACTGGTCTGGGCGCGCTTAACATCGGCCACGGCTCAATTGTCTACCTCGCCTACGAGGGCGAGCGCACGGTGGCGGGGCCGACCTTCCACCCCTCGGGCTCGTTCGGGAAGAAGATGACCATGGACGACTTGATTGCCAAGCAGATGAGGATCACGCACCAGGAGAACCCTCATTGCGAGCTCGTCTCCTTTGATCGCGACGCCGCGAATGCGTTCCAGCATTATGTGAATGAAAGCTTGGCTTTTGCGGTGAAGCGCGGCGGTTTTATGTACGGGACGGTGTCGGAGGAGGGGAAGGTGGAGGTGGATTTCATCTACGAGCCGCCGCAGCAGGGGACGGAGGAGAATTTGATCCTCTTGAGGGACCCTGATGAGGAGAAGTTGGTTGAGGCCATAGCTTTGGGGCTGGGGATGAGGAAAGTGGGTTTTATATTCACGCAGACGGTCAGTCAAGATAAGAAGGATTACACGATGTCGAATTCGGAGGTTTTGCAGGCGGTGGAGCTGCAGGCGGAGGGGGATTTGAAAGAGTGGGTGACTGCTGTGGTGAAACTGGAGGTGAATGAGGATGGAGGAGCAGCTGTGCATTTTGAGGCTTTTCAAATGAGTGATATGTGTGTTAGGTTGTTTAAAGAGGGCTGGTTCGAGCGGGATCTCCAAGAGGAGATTGATCCCAAGCTGTCGAGGATGAAGAAGGACGTCGTCGTTGGAGGGAAAGACACCAAAGATGTGGATAATGACTTCTTCATGGTGGTTGTTAAGATTGTTGATCACCAGGTTAGCCTTTTTTCTGTTTTGCCTGAGGAAATTTTCTTTCTTTGTCGTTATGcatttgttatttatttattgaaactACATTGCGCCAGTTCCTAGAAATTTATCAATGGTTCAGCTAGAGATTGGTTAGCTAATTTGAATTATATGTTTGATGGTATTGATTGGGGTTGCATACCTGTGAGTTTCTCGTGTAGCTTAACAACATGACTGTTTATTCTTTTAGGGGCGGTTACCTTGCATGATTCATAAAAACATGattagtatttttatcctcaagactAGAATTTCTTCAATCTCACCCTCTCAATGGAATATGAATTAAGCAACACTAGCTCAAATGATGGAAATTATCAAGGGTCTTCATATATCCTAAAGCTTCAATCCATCATAGTAAACAAGGGACTATGCTTCATAGAATACTTGAGTTGAGTATGTGTTATTTGGCTTGGACTAGCTAGGGTAGAGTGAATCCTATGGACGAGACTTCTAACTGACTACTAACTGCCTCAGAGATCATATTTTGGGAATATTTTCCAAAACCAAGATATTCTTCTTAGTTGAATGCAGCCCACAATGCAAGCTCAATACCCTCAAATATGATTCTTTTGTTGTTTGTCTTTCTAGTGCTTGAACCAAAGTGAATGTTGTCTTCTTCTCTTGTGTCAGCGTGCTTTTCAAACttctagtaaaaaaaattaccattACAAATGGAAGAATGACGTTGCAGTTCATTCTCTTTGACCaaaatcattttcttttattgggGCACGACTTTCCACTTTGACACATCGTTCTTGCAAATCATCACTGTAAGTTAATTTATTCAACCACTAGCTATGTGAAAGCAATGTTGACATGGTGTCCTTAGTCGGAAATCTTTTCTGACTAACTATAATGAAGAGCACAATGacatttttaatagaaaatgtttTCTGGAACACATGATGACATCATTTATTCCTTGAAAACCATGTAAATGTATCTTCTTTGATGCGCAATCCCTAGTCGTGACCACTACT
Encoded proteins:
- the LOC131002905 gene encoding NPL4-like protein 2: MMIRIRSRDGLERVSIDNPRATVAALKSAIESQLRVPVQAQILSTNQNLLLAKTQTDLTRFTDMIDPNTGLGALNIGHGSIVYLAYEGERTVAGPTFHPSGSFGKKMTMDDLIAKQMRITHQENPHCELVSFDRDAANAFQHYVNESLAFAVKRGGFMYGTVSEEGKVEVDFIYEPPQQGTEENLILLRDPDEEKLVEAIALGLGMRKVGFIFTQTVSQDKKDYTMSNSEVLQAVELQAEGDLKEWVTAVVKLEVNEDGGAAVHFEAFQMSDMCVRLFKEGWFERDLQEEIDPKLSRMKKDVVVGGKDTKDVDNDFFMVVVKIVDHQVSLFSVLPEEIFFLCRYAFVIYLLKLHCASS